From the genome of Salvia splendens isolate huo1 chromosome 7, SspV2, whole genome shotgun sequence:
TATGAGCTTTCTTTTATGAAACATTCAACCATgaggaagaaagtaaaaatCATAAACAACACAAAAGCATACTATTGCCTGAAAATCTTAATCCCAATAGAGGCTTAGTGAGGAcaataaattacaaaatgtaTTTTATAAGATACAACAATTCATACTTTTTCAACCCACGTGGACTTCTAAAAAAGGTTAAATCCTGAGAAGAGGATCTAATTATTGTTTATTTAGAGTGGCACCTGGCGTTTCTGGGAAGGCATATTTTTTGTTACCTTAAGTTGGCGCTCACTATTGCAAAACGATATAATCAATATTCAATATAAGttctaaacatgattttagcCTGACTCATTCATCGTAAGGAAAAGGATATAAGAAATCTCCCATTGAGGGTACGGTCAATATTTGAAGTAAACCTTTATCATGCAACCCAGAAACCGTAGCCTTATTAAGTATCTGTATCAAAGTAGACATAAACTAATCAGCTCAAGCAAGCAGAAAAAACTAACAATCCAAAATAAGATGAGTGAGAACCTTACACAGCCATTAGAAGGAAGAGGTTTGTATATCTCTATGTACTGTTGCCCATGTAATAGAAGACGAGGGTCAAATCTGGAATTGAAAAAATTCCAGAAATTACTTAAAGCTAATATGCTCGACTAGCCATTTCCAGAATTGTATGCTTAATGTCAAAGCACACAGATGTGCCAAGAAAATTGACATCATTACTCACACCAAACCAGGCATCTCTATAATCTGTGACTGAAGTCCAGCAGAAAATAAACTAGCAAATGTTGGCAAAACCTGTGGATGTACGAAggataaaaattaatatatttcttaaccAGCTCAACAGCACACAAAATTcgtataaagaaaataaactttCTCAATTTCTTGCTTAAACTTGATTTCATTTCCCATATGAAGGGGGTGAAATCAGATAAGtcatacaaaatacaaacaagaTACTGAGTAGGCCAAATTCAAGTCCGAATATAATTATAGTCATCATATTTAATCTTTCGGACTTGCTTATGATCACCTGCAAACAGAATCAACAATCAGCCACAATTGGCCATATATCTTTATAATAACCAACCAGCATATATTGGAAACAAGGACAAACCTACAAGGGCACAcatgaatataaattttatttttaatcatataTACAACGGTAAGATATCCCTAATGAAGTAACCTCAATTGATTGTTGCCCATCCTGATGGTAAACATATTTCAGCTCATTATCATCCACCGGATCTCTCGAGCAAGCTCCAACACCAAGTGCATATAGTGCAGCGTCCCTGGCAATCAACCAACACCGTCAGTTTTTTGCTCTTTTTTTTACTGCTTGAATCACATACTGAGcaataaacataaaaaatagcATTTTTCTCAACTTAGATAAATTCAGGCCGGCATACCTTTCAGTATAGCTGTAGGTTGACTGATGCGCATTTTCACCGCCAAAAAAGAAGGATAGATCGAAAAAACGAAATTAGGAGGAAAATCAagattaaaaaagaaagtgagaaAAAGTGCGGAGAAATCTACCTCAGGAAATTTGTATGAAATAACCAGTTGGGGATCAATCTCCGCTGTTCCAGCCATAGACGATTCCGATTGGCAAATTTGCAgataatattcaaaattaagagAGATGTTTAGAAAAGGGGTATGCGGATGGGAACGGATCCTCTGCTCTGGAGGAAGCTGCTGTGCTTAATACGCAGCGTTTAATCCTCCCCGAAACGGCGTCGTTTTGCTGATATCTCAATTCAATCCCAAGGAAATTCCTTCTCTCTTGGTCTTTTCGTCAAGCAATTGGCAGACACTGCCTACATCTCAGAAAGACATCTAACCCAAGCATACCACTGTCCTTATacatataaatcaaatactacATGAAATGCAACACACACTATAAGGATTCGTTTGGTTACTATGTTTCACACAGATTAGGATTCGAAACCATGGTGAATCCTGTGTTTGGTTGCCAAATGAGTTTAGTTCAAAGCCCGTGTTTCCAAGCGAGGCCCGCACTGTTCAGTTGGTTTAGTCAAGATCCGGAACTCACTCCATACCCCCAGATTGAGTCCATCTAACCTCGATTTCTGTGACCAATAATTCAATTTCTTCTCTTTTCCCCTTCTTCCTTCTCATTTCAAATTCAGCTTTCCCCTTCTTCCTTCTCATTTCAAATTAAAGCAAAGCTGAATTGACTTCAATGAAGAAGACCCCTACACCACAAGCTTCCCTTAATCGGAGGAAGAAGAATTGACCAGCAACAGGCGACAACGACGGTCGAGGTGCGACGGAGAAATCTACGgttagttttcatttttttctcttgGGTGAATGTTTTGCTTCTCCCTTTGATTTTGTAGCTTCTAACTTCGttactctctccatccaaaaTAAAGTGAGTGCTGCCAGTTTCTACATTtcgttgtttttttttgttttttttcgcCTGCATGAATGATACACTTCGTTACAGAAGTGGGATGAAAACAAggttaaaattgaataaattcacATATGCATAGAACACTTTCCAGTTTTGATGTTGGTATTTGCGATGCCTGATGTGTGTGTACGAAGCAAATCTGTTATTTATAGTGTGATGCTGTTGCTTTGTGTTTATGTTGTTGTTTTATACAATGGTTGGAACACTTGCGTTATCGCATTTGTAAATGGCACGGCAATGTACATAGTTCGTTGTTCTTCAGGTACTTACCATAGGTTTGAATAGTGCTATGATTTATGTATCATTTTCCCTTTTTCTATACTTTTATTGGATGAATTGTCTGATAATTCTCAAATCAAATGAAGTAGTGAGGTGTTGAGGTGATAATGAACTCAAAGTCAGTCCTTCGAGTTGATTAGTTTGCCTTGCTATCTGAGTCTTTGGTGTTTGAATAGATAAATGTTGCAAATTCGTTCAGTCAGATATATGGTGGACATGCTTCTCTGATTGTGATGTTCAGATTCAACTCAACTGTGTTTAGAataatgaattttatttcattttttctgtGCAGAAAATATCACTCATCGACTTTGTATGTTTATCATTCATGGCACCTCCGTTATCTACCTCTATATCCATTTACCTTATGGTAGAAGACATAATGAATCTTTTCCATATGCAAACTACCATAATCTTGTATTTTTATTTGAGGCAAGGTAGACGTATGCGTAGACGTCATAGACGGCACTTGATTAGGCATTACTCTCTTATAGACCGGATTCCACCACAAGTCCGGCATATGAACAGACTTGTATCTGTTAGCGACATTGACTGCTTAGTCAACCTTCGAATGGATAGGAATACCTTCGGGAGATTGTGTCTTCTTCTAAAGGAAGTTGGGGGGTTGTGAAATGGTAGATATGTATATGTGGAGGAACAGGTTGCCATGTTCCTAGGGATACTTGCACATCACAAAAAAAATCGTATAATAGGTTTCAACTTCAAGCGGTCTGGTGAAACTATATCACACTATGTGCACCTAGTTTTAAGAGCTGTTATAAGGCTACACATAATTCTCTTACCTAAACTGGAACCTATCACAGATGACATTGGCGACCTAAGGTGGAAACATTTTAAGgtactttattcattttaagAACACTTTGTTTATGTCAGATTGCTTCTGAGTTAGACTTAATTATTTCTCTCCTTCCAAACCCTTGGTTTCCTGTCTTATAATGATTCATAGGGATGTATTGGAGCTTTAGACGGAACATATATCAACGTTCTTGTCAGTAACACTGATAAGCCACGTTATCGCAATAGAAAAGGTCAAATCGCAACTAATACCCTTGCAGCCTGTGACCGCAAAATGAggtttatgtattttttacCTGGTTGGGAGGGCTCAGCCGGTGATGCTAGGGTGCTTCGAGATGCAGTGACTAGGGAAGATGGTTTAAAGGTGCCAAAAGGTTGTTATACATATAAATTCTTAGAAATTATGTATATAGGTTATGccttttaataatattatgttgTTGTATACTAATGAGAATATGGTTGTACGTCTTGATCTAGGAAATTACTTTCTATGTGACAATGGATATGCAAACGCGGAAGGTTTTCTGACTCCCTTTAAATGCATTCGTTACCATTTATAGGAATGGGGTGAAGGCACACAAAGACCACAGAACGCACGCGAGTTGTTCAACTTAAGGCACAGTAAAACACGTAACATTATCGAACGTGCTTTCGCTGTTCTCAAAATGCGATGGGGTGTGCTTCGGAGTACTAGTTTTTACCTTATAAAAACTCAGATTAGGATGATCATGGCATGTTTTCTCTTGCATAACTTTATACGAGGTGAAATGACACACGATCCAGTTGAAGATGCACTTGAGATTGAGACAAATGAGGAGACAGATAACAATGACTACGATCACATGGAATTTGTCGAACAAGTTGAACCAAGCACTGATTGGACTCGAATGCGGGAAGACATGTCACAATCCATGTGgttgaatgtgtgtattttgacaTTAGATAGTTATAAATCTAGTTTCATACAGATAGTTAAGCATGTCATATTTTGCTTGTTTCATTTGGTACTGTTTTTTGGTATTCGATTGTGCGTGTTTCTAACAATTTGATTTTGTTATGCAGCGAGGCAATGTCGACATCAACTGAAAATGGTGAACTAATACCAGAATGCACTTGTGGGCGTGGGAAAATGAGGTTATTATGTGCAGGGAAAGAGGCAACAGTGGCCGATTTTTTTACAAATGTCCGGCAGGCATGAAGCATCCTGGATCGTTTTTGTGGTGTGATGACTTCCATAGCCAACAAGATGGGGGCCGTATACCAGATTTTGTCTTGAATCAGGGATATCGTCCAGAGAAACCTGTTAGCAACATGGTGACTTCCAAAAATACAAGTGTGACTCCAAGTGAAGTAGGTTGTAGATCATGCGGTCGTTGCCGGGCTGAGGCAAAGATGAACATGGTTTTAGCTTTCATTGGAGTAATGTTGTTTATTCTTGGGGTTATTATTGGGAACTTGCTTTAGGTTATTGTGTCGATAGGTTGTTGGCTCGGCTAGAGCGTTACTGACGAACCTATCTATCTATGTATTTGCTGTCAAACAGGTATCTTTTGTAAACACTTTTGTAGACCCAATTTGGTTGGTTGTATTTGTATGCTTTTCTTGAAATTTTTCATGTAATGTTTGTACAGTGGATAGCGAATAGGATAAAAAAAAGGAACTGGATAGTGAATAGGATAAAAAAAAGAACACAAAAGAATGGGAATCAATTGGTCATTAATCATTAATCAATACAATTAATAGTCCATGGTTCTAATTTTGAAGTGTATTCATTATTTCAACGTCTTCTTTTACTCAATTTGTACACATTCTCTTTCTGGTATGAAAATGTAATGAATATTGCGGTATTTATATATACCAAAGAAAGAAGAATATTGAAGGAAGTAATTTGAAAATGGCTGAAAATGTAGACAGTATATGCttttgtagtactccctccgtccaattcaagatgtccatatttctttttagtttgtcccatttaaGACAGTtaactttctatatttgaaaataaatccaTCTCTCCTCTTGCCTCATTACAATATtcacttatatttttttctttacttaTTACACCTTATAACTCTTCCTAAAATCACATGCCACCCAAATGGTAGGAGGTTGGCTTAGCATTTATTCAATACATCCATTTTTTTGGACATTCAAATAACTCTTCCTAATCTATGCttttgtagtactccctccgtctaaaTGGTAGGAGGTTGGCGTATCATTTATTCAATATTCAATAAAtccatttttttcatatttggaCATAGTAGGAGGTTGGAGTAGCATTTATTCATGAGCATAAAAAGGAGTGATTGGATTAGATATAAAACTACTCTGTTAAATGCAGCAATGCGACCAATTCCAACTTGTATTATTTTAATCAAAATTTTTTGGTAGCAAGTAGCCCACAAACCCAAATTCggctatatatatacacacatatatgTCATAAGCTCACACACCGACACACCCTTCTGCTCtcacaatcacacaaaataaacCCATGGCTCACCAACTTCCCCCACAAAGCTCGTTCTTGTATTCGTCCAACTGGACACCCGCGCTAGATTCACTCTTGATGGGCATCATGATAAGGCTGAAGAGCGAAAATAATTGGGATGGTGGGACGTACCCGAGCTACTTCATCCTTGAAGCCCAGTCGGTGATTCAACACGAACTAGGTCTCTCTTTTGACTGGGCTGTTAGCAATATTTGGCAGTAAAATATTGACAGTAACATAAGAGCATTTCGTTCATATTCCTCTCGCATAATAGGGTCTATTTTCGACTACCCAATGGCACGGCAAAATAATATACGATGCAAACAAATccaacacaacaacaaaatgtAGATAACATCTTGCAACACGAGATGCACAGATGATGATTCACAAAATATCTAAAGCACCTCATTCGTGTAATTAAAGGCGACGACCATCTTCAAAATCTAAAATCTACCACATACCTTATCTATCTGTAGTTTAGGATCGGTAATACTTGCAGTGATTTATTGATGGCCAATCGCCACCGAGCGTTGAGGTCTCCGACGGCGCCAAAGTGTGAAAGCACTCCCGCCCAAATTTCAGCTTGGAGAGGGAACGAAATGAAATTATTTGGGTTAGGTCTAAAAAAAGGCTGCAATTGTTTATATATGAGTCAATTAGATTGGTGTAAACTCACGTACACAACTCCTACCAAACATCAGATGGGCTTTTTATCTACATGCCAATATAAAACCAAACATTAGTTATGTTACCCCCATCTTGGCCCAAGTTCCCATCTAAGTATGATAGGAAAATGTTAACCATCTAGTGAACCAAACGAGTCCTGtgtttttctttctcataaacAACATCAATTCTATAACTCCTCTACAAATACTTCTGTACAAGTCTTAACAACATCAATTCTATAACTCCTCCATTTCCACTCCaaaatcaatactaaaaatattagtataggaaaacaaacaacaaaagCTCCCATTCTCAAACTTTTTACACGTACCCTCTTCCACCTTACTTcaacaaatataagaaataaaACAAAGGATGCAAAATACTCTCATCCCAGAAACCGTCgttttccttctctctctcaacTCCCTCTTTCTCTCCAGAACAGAACTCGCCCAAAATTCCATCACTCTCTGGCCCTCAATTCCTCTCACAAATTTTAGCAAAACAAAGATCAATCAATAGATGAGAGGCTTCCTTTGGGCTACTGGGGTAAGTACACCGTAAGTACCAAAATGTTtcacaatattttaatttaatagtagtataaaaagtTTTAAGTTATCATATACTTGCTCCGTTCCTTAGTAGTGGTGACATTTCTTTCGTCCacggaaattaagaaaatgatataatgtattaaattaaaagataataaagtaagagaaaagaaaaaatagagtgaataaagtaagagagatgaaaaagtataTGAGAAGAAATgtattgacttttactaaaaaagaaaaatgacacCACTAGTAtgaaacataccaaaatgataaaatgactatAATACTACGGAACAGAGAGAGTATaatatcatacaaaaagtttgattaatataaaaaaattaagttctCATATATACAATATTATACAAAAAGTTTGATTAGTACATTTAAAATTTCCAACACTattactttttcttatttttcaccAGTACACTCTAAAATTAGCTACCAATATCAGCTGAAATTACATGCGAATTCATTGTTTGATAAAAGTCTATATGGCAATACTTGGgtattaattaatgaaaataatattatgTTTTTGCACTGCATAATTTTGGAATGGATAggatgaaaaataagaaaaagtaatGGTGTTAGTGATTTTAGaaggaatatatttttttaacagTAATCAAACATTTTGCAtgatacttccttcgtcccactttagagtctcatttgagttcggcacacgttttaagaaatgtaaagaaaagttggtgaaaaaaatagtagaatctgggtcctacttttatatattagttttataataaaatgtgagtggaaaaaagttgataaaatgtgagacctattaccatttatgaaatATTATAACTGAGATTTCTAAAGTGGGACACCAAAAAAGTTCATAAAATGTGAGACCTATTGccatttaaattttgtattaaagATTCATTAATTATACTCTACTTAATAGTAGTGgatttaattactactacttccgtccaataaaaatagaaactattttaaGTTCGATTGAATAGTTTAGTTGCATCTTATATTTAAGTGAATCTAAGCACTACTAAATTGTTCAATTATTACTAAATTCAATTGAATAGTTTAGTTACATGTTATATTTAAGTGAAAATAAGCACCGTTGAATTTTACTCATTCAATATAACTCATTAATCTCACCCACATTATTAAGTAAACATTTTCAGATGACGACGCACTAAAAATGGCTCCATTATGTGTTAATGCTGGCGAGAGAATAATGTCACATCTTGCATAACGTAAACTGATCCAAATCAAATTCACGATTTTCAGATAAGATACATAAGTTCATGAAGTAATCTGATACAAATCGAACGCTACTCACAAATTCTTCGCATTAATGACTTGCAGAACGACGGAGCTCAATAAGTTATAAAATACACATCTTCTTACTGTCTGCAAAATCTATAACCACACAACATTGGGAACATCAGTCTCCATTGATTCAGTAGCCATCGACAAATCTGAATTGCCACAGCCGATTCGATAGATCGATTCAGGATAGGCAAACAAATTCAGCCACAACTGATTAGAAGCGGTTTCGCCGGGAGGTTGAAGTGAAGAATCGAATAATGGGGATGTTTATTGTATTGTGATTGTTCTCTCCTAATTACAGAGTTTGTAGCCTTTTTAATAGGCCAATAACCTAATTTACATAAGGTAATACAACCAAGGATCCTAATCTATTTCCGAAGAATGTTCAATTAGGATCAATCACATTAATgtgtgatttctttccaacactccccctcaagttaagtaatgggattCCCAatgcttaacttgcccaatacttctCTGAATGACTTGGAGTTCACCGCTTTAGTCAGAATATCTGCCAGCTAATCTTCTGACTTAACAAATGGCAACTCAACAATCTTAGCTTCAATtttctccttgatgaaatgCCTATCTACCTCCACATGTTTGGTTCTGTCATGTTGAACC
Proteins encoded in this window:
- the LOC121810944 gene encoding enoyl-CoA hydratase 2, peroxisomal-like isoform X2, yielding MAGTAEIDPQLVISYKFPESTYSYTERDAALYALGVGACSRDPVDDNELKYVYHQDGQQSIEVLPTFASLFSAGLQSQIIEMPGLVFDPRLLLHGQQYIEIYKPLPSNGCILNKATVSGLHDKGKSTVLEVEILSYEKESGVQLCMQRAAVYLRGAGGFSQSPQPYSYTKYPSGQISTYKIPKSQPFVVFEECTHPSQALLYRLSGDYNPLHSDPRVAEIAG
- the LOC121810945 gene encoding uncharacterized protein LOC121810945, with translation MFLGILAHHKKNRIIGFNFKRSGETISHYVHLVLRAVIRLHIILLPKLEPITDDIGDLRWKHFKGCIGALDGTYINVLVSNTDKPRYRNRKGQIATNTLAACDRKMRFMYFLPGWEGSAGDARVLRDAVTREDGLKVPKGNYFLCDNGYANAEGFLTPFKCIRYHL